From a region of the Candidatus Rhabdochlamydia porcellionis genome:
- the pyrF gene encoding orotidine-5'-phosphate decarboxylase codes for MIREYSYEQRIAFCPNPVAKKLLNTCKEKQSNLCVAADFTSSEALITFAESVGSEICMLKTHIDILNDFHPNTTKKLQELSHKENFMIFEDRKFADIGNTVQLQYQGGPFKMIEWADLINAHSVVGPDIISALKNIGLSSNRALLLLAEMSSFGTLAKEEYTEATIKMAEQHEDFVIGFICLKKISNNPKWIYFTPGIQFANDKDLLGQTYQTPDSAIKSGSDIIIVGRGIYQAENPKQAANKYRKAGWSSYVFSLSS; via the coding sequence ATGATAAGAGAATATAGTTATGAGCAAAGAATAGCATTTTGTCCTAACCCGGTTGCAAAAAAGCTACTTAACACCTGTAAAGAAAAGCAAAGTAACCTCTGTGTTGCAGCCGATTTTACTTCATCTGAAGCATTAATTACTTTTGCAGAGTCAGTAGGATCTGAGATTTGCATGTTAAAAACACATATAGATATTCTCAACGATTTTCATCCAAATACTACAAAAAAGCTTCAAGAACTTAGTCATAAAGAGAATTTTATGATTTTTGAAGATCGTAAATTTGCCGATATTGGAAATACAGTGCAGTTACAATATCAAGGAGGCCCTTTTAAAATGATAGAATGGGCTGATTTGATCAACGCCCATAGTGTCGTAGGCCCCGATATCATCTCAGCTCTTAAAAATATAGGCCTTAGCTCTAATAGGGCACTACTCCTATTAGCAGAAATGAGCTCTTTTGGAACCCTTGCTAAAGAAGAATATACAGAAGCTACGATAAAAATGGCTGAACAGCATGAGGATTTTGTGATTGGTTTCATTTGCTTAAAAAAAATTTCCAATAATCCAAAATGGATCTACTTTACACCTGGCATTCAATTTGCTAACGATAAAGATCTCTTAGGACAGACATACCAAACCCCAGACTCAGCTATCAAATCAGGCAGTGATATAATCATTGTAGGGAGAGGAATCTATCAAGCAGAAAATCCAAAACAAGCGGCAAATAAATATCGCAAAGCGGGATGGTCCTCTTATGTCTTCAGCCTATCTTCCTAA
- a CDS encoding dihydroorotate dehydrogenase has protein sequence MPVTKLPTWYPDHSPIYDMKKSYLENAEEGPFFDGIIPKRNLPSREEMLNFLGFTVASCIGVAAGPLLNSKWISLAAKLGYDIPVYKTIRSKEYAAHPMPNIIYVDTNGPIHANDPKYSVKQIPFPPKQIEDLAITNSFGMPSRSPAFLLEDIPRANACLQEGQVMVVSITGSSQKERSFIEDFVAVATLAKAAGAKIIEANFSCPNVKTKEGAIYMSPSAVAEIGKALVKAIHPIPLIIKVGVFSSKQLLQEVLITAAQNGIQAISGINSVSSKVIDSKGNSPLGFDRPTSGICGGPILSTAVRFTTQAHEIIQKEKLDLTLIGVGGISLPEHFSVFFKAKANVAMTATGMMWDPYLATKYHTKEQR, from the coding sequence ATGCCTGTCACTAAATTACCTACTTGGTATCCAGATCATTCTCCCATTTACGATATGAAAAAAAGCTACTTAGAAAATGCAGAAGAAGGCCCTTTCTTTGATGGGATAATTCCCAAAAGAAATCTTCCTTCTAGAGAAGAGATGTTAAATTTCTTGGGATTTACAGTAGCCTCTTGTATTGGTGTAGCAGCTGGACCTTTATTAAACTCCAAATGGATTTCACTGGCAGCTAAATTGGGATACGACATTCCCGTATATAAAACCATTCGTAGTAAAGAATATGCAGCTCATCCTATGCCAAATATTATTTATGTCGATACAAATGGCCCCATACATGCAAATGATCCTAAATATAGCGTTAAGCAAATCCCTTTTCCTCCCAAGCAAATAGAGGATTTAGCAATTACAAACTCTTTTGGCATGCCTTCTAGATCTCCTGCTTTTTTATTAGAGGATATTCCTCGTGCAAATGCTTGTTTACAAGAAGGGCAAGTTATGGTTGTTTCCATAACAGGTTCCTCTCAAAAAGAGCGTTCCTTTATAGAAGATTTTGTAGCTGTTGCTACTTTAGCTAAAGCAGCAGGTGCTAAGATTATCGAAGCGAATTTCTCTTGTCCTAATGTAAAGACAAAAGAAGGAGCTATCTATATGTCTCCTTCTGCTGTTGCAGAAATTGGAAAAGCGCTTGTCAAAGCTATCCATCCTATTCCTTTAATCATTAAAGTAGGCGTTTTCTCTTCTAAACAACTATTGCAAGAAGTGTTAATCACAGCTGCTCAAAATGGAATCCAAGCCATTTCTGGAATTAATTCAGTTAGCTCCAAAGTGATTGATTCAAAGGGAAACTCTCCTTTGGGTTTTGATAGACCGACAAGTGGTATTTGTGGAGGACCTATTCTTTCTACTGCGGTGCGGTTTACTACACAAGCTCATGAAATCATTCAAAAAGAAAAGCTCGATCTTACTTTAATCGGAGTAGGAGGTATTTCCTTACCAGAGCATTTTTCTGTTTTTTTTAAAGCAAAAGCTAACGTTGCAATGACCGCAACAGGTATGATGTGGGATCCTTATTTAGCAACAAAATATCATACAAAAGAGCAGAGATGA
- a CDS encoding glycosyltransferase family 9 protein: MKKIVRSFKNFLLKIFVKILRYFIKQNAIQERFLVISTTGLGDTLWGTPSIRSLREHYPKGYIAVLTSHIGKELLENNPYINDLFLLKKPIITSLISLYSKLKKKKISYILFFHSSQRIVLPFVYLLGAKKIIGTEGSNKGLDSLITHLLPKKPQHEIVRRLEIIAALTSKKPIHHQIEIALSQQDKKNALPLMDHLQNHSHPCILLHPGSKDLFKRWPSSHFIALGNLLSIQHKCHIFITGNQSEKELILHIASNIPNSTSLIDLPLKTFAALIQNMDIMVCNDTGPMHMAFATKTPTIAIFCPTNPHLCGPYAVKDYTVIAKKKTCSPCLQKKCTNPFCMLQIGIQEVYEAVLYQLCKSEKFALKDLRKLS; this comes from the coding sequence ATGAAAAAAATAGTTAGATCTTTTAAAAACTTTCTATTGAAAATATTTGTAAAGATTTTGCGTTATTTTATCAAACAAAATGCTATACAAGAGAGGTTTTTAGTCATTTCTACTACTGGATTAGGAGATACCTTGTGGGGAACTCCTTCAATCCGCTCTCTTAGAGAACATTATCCCAAGGGATACATTGCAGTCCTAACAAGTCATATTGGAAAAGAATTACTGGAAAACAATCCTTACATCAATGATCTATTCTTACTAAAAAAGCCTATAATTACCTCTCTTATCTCTCTTTATTCAAAGCTAAAGAAGAAAAAAATTTCCTATATTTTGTTCTTTCACTCTTCTCAAAGAATAGTTTTACCTTTTGTATACTTACTAGGAGCTAAAAAAATTATTGGCACAGAAGGATCTAACAAAGGACTTGATTCTTTAATCACTCATCTTCTTCCTAAAAAACCACAACATGAAATCGTAAGACGTTTAGAAATCATTGCAGCACTAACGAGTAAAAAACCCATTCATCATCAAATAGAAATTGCTTTAAGCCAGCAAGACAAAAAAAATGCACTACCTTTAATGGATCATTTGCAAAATCATTCGCATCCTTGTATCTTGCTTCATCCAGGATCTAAAGATCTTTTCAAGCGTTGGCCCTCTTCTCATTTTATTGCTTTAGGTAACCTGCTAAGTATACAACATAAATGCCACATATTTATTACAGGTAATCAATCAGAAAAAGAACTAATCCTACATATTGCTTCTAATATTCCTAACAGCACCTCTTTAATAGATCTACCTTTAAAAACATTTGCAGCTCTTATTCAGAACATGGACATAATGGTTTGTAATGATACAGGTCCAATGCATATGGCTTTTGCTACAAAAACACCTACCATTGCCATTTTTTGTCCCACAAATCCTCATTTGTGCGGTCCTTATGCTGTAAAAGACTATACGGTAATTGCAAAGAAAAAAACATGTTCTCCTTGTCTGCAAAAAAAATGCACAAATCCTTTTTGTATGTTACAAATAGGAATACAAGAAGTTTATGAAGCTGTTCTATATCAACTCTGTAAATCCGAAAAATTCGCTTTAAAAGACTTAAGGAAACTTTCATGA
- a CDS encoding dihydroorotase, which produces MITFKQVSTIDGKRFDWQIPSLKEISFDSHHLTLLPALIDPHAHFRTPGLEYKEDWKTGAKAALQGGITTVFDMPNTLPITNTLERVLEKKQLIQKQLNQAEISLHFNLYLGVDKNHFSEIARCRNEVIGLKIFMGSSTGGLLLDDDLSLETAFKLAAENDLLVAVHAEDQGLILKRKARFSIYKEPKIHSKIRNEQVAYLATSKAIDLARKYHTRLYLLHVSTSQEIELIRQAKEEGLCVYCEVTPHHLFLSTKAYDSLGTKAQVNPPLRQQTHSNALWQAIREKVVDTIGSDHAPHTLEEKSVNYPKALSGIPGIETTLPLLLNACNQGKIQLSDIEQLMYKKILEIFRLPPCPDIVLIDMQKTQVLDPSLLQTKCSWSPYAGLTLKGWPVMTVLGDNLYACH; this is translated from the coding sequence ATGATTACGTTTAAGCAAGTCTCTACCATCGATGGGAAAAGATTTGATTGGCAAATCCCTTCTTTAAAAGAGATAAGCTTTGATAGCCATCATCTTACCCTACTGCCTGCTTTAATCGATCCACATGCCCATTTTCGTACCCCTGGGTTAGAATATAAAGAAGATTGGAAGACAGGAGCTAAAGCTGCTTTGCAAGGAGGGATTACTACTGTATTTGATATGCCCAATACTCTGCCTATTACAAATACATTAGAAAGAGTTTTAGAAAAAAAACAGCTTATCCAAAAGCAATTAAACCAAGCAGAAATTTCCTTGCATTTTAACTTATACCTGGGTGTAGATAAAAACCACTTTTCTGAAATTGCACGTTGTCGTAATGAAGTTATTGGCCTGAAAATCTTTATGGGGTCCTCAACAGGAGGTTTATTATTAGATGATGACCTATCACTAGAAACAGCTTTTAAACTCGCTGCAGAAAATGACCTATTAGTTGCTGTGCATGCAGAAGATCAAGGTTTAATTCTTAAAAGAAAAGCTAGGTTTTCTATCTATAAAGAACCTAAAATTCATTCTAAAATTCGTAATGAACAAGTAGCTTATCTAGCAACTAGTAAAGCTATTGACTTAGCTCGTAAATATCACACACGCTTATATCTTTTACATGTGAGCACAAGTCAAGAAATAGAATTGATTCGGCAAGCTAAAGAAGAAGGCCTTTGTGTGTATTGTGAAGTAACCCCTCACCATCTATTTCTTTCGACAAAAGCATATGATTCATTAGGAACTAAAGCCCAAGTTAATCCTCCTTTGAGACAACAAACGCACTCTAATGCGCTATGGCAAGCTATTAGAGAAAAAGTGGTAGATACAATTGGATCAGATCATGCCCCTCATACCCTAGAAGAAAAATCTGTAAATTATCCTAAAGCCTTATCAGGGATACCTGGCATAGAAACCACTCTTCCTTTACTTCTCAATGCCTGTAATCAGGGTAAAATCCAATTATCCGATATTGAACAACTCATGTACAAAAAAATCTTAGAAATTTTTCGACTGCCTCCTTGCCCAGACATTGTTCTCATTGATATGCAAAAAACACAAGTACTAGATCCCTCTTTATTGCAGACAAAGTGCAGTTGGAGTCCCTATGCAGGTCTTACTCTAAAAGGTTGGCCCGTTATGACTGTTTTAGGAGATAATCTCTATGCCTGTCACTAA
- the pyrB gene encoding aspartate carbamoyltransferase has protein sequence MNYAFKNRSVISIENFSGDEILYLLEQAHIMKNSLSPPVLKTSILATCFYEPSTRTRLSFETAMLKLGGRVIGFSDGENTAAKKGESFEDTIRIIGSFADIIILRHPSKESIHLAHKSTKTPVINAGNGAEEHPTQALTDLFTMQETQKDLRGLSVAFVGDLKYGRTVHSLCLACALFDMRLFFCAPDGLTLPQETLAYLTRKKIHCSFHQNLEEIIPCLDILYITRLQTHKLTGADPTFFNLYPLKLNHLAHAPSHLKILHPLPRNHEIDPSIDHTKFAYYFQQAENGIYTRMGLLHSILQGSLKYDYV, from the coding sequence ATGAATTATGCATTCAAAAATAGAAGTGTTATTTCCATTGAAAATTTTTCTGGTGATGAAATCCTTTATCTTTTAGAGCAAGCGCATATCATGAAAAATTCTCTTTCTCCCCCTGTGCTAAAAACCTCTATTCTTGCTACCTGCTTTTATGAACCCTCGACTAGAACCCGTCTCTCTTTTGAAACCGCCATGCTTAAATTAGGAGGTCGGGTAATTGGATTTTCTGATGGGGAAAATACCGCTGCAAAGAAAGGGGAATCTTTTGAAGATACGATAAGAATCATAGGGTCTTTTGCAGATATCATTATACTGCGGCATCCTTCTAAAGAATCTATACATCTAGCTCATAAAAGTACTAAAACGCCGGTTATTAACGCAGGTAATGGCGCAGAAGAGCACCCTACGCAAGCATTAACAGACTTATTTACTATGCAAGAAACACAAAAAGACCTTCGAGGCTTATCCGTTGCCTTTGTAGGGGATCTTAAATATGGGCGTACAGTGCACTCTCTTTGTCTTGCATGCGCTTTATTTGATATGCGTCTGTTTTTTTGTGCTCCGGATGGTCTGACTCTTCCTCAAGAAACGCTTGCCTATTTAACAAGAAAAAAAATACACTGTTCCTTCCATCAAAACTTAGAAGAGATTATCCCCTGTTTAGACATCCTCTATATAACACGTCTACAGACACATAAATTGACAGGCGCTGACCCAACCTTCTTTAATCTTTACCCCTTAAAACTAAATCATTTAGCACATGCACCTTCTCATTTAAAAATATTACATCCACTTCCAAGAAATCATGAGATCGATCCCTCAATTGATCACACAAAATTTGCATACTATTTTCAACAAGCAGAAAATGGTATATACACTCGTATGGGGTTATTGCATTCTATTTTACAAGGATCCTTAAAATATGATTACGTTTAA
- a CDS encoding orotate phosphoribosyltransferase, translating into MIQLQTKKMILDLFSIGSIQFGSFILKSGIASPIYIDLRRVISFPKLVKEIRDALWQLASVLEFSLICGVPYTALPLATAISLEYNVPMLMRRKEIKEYGTRSSIEGIFNKEQFCLIIEDVITTGQSILETVVPLQNLGIAVKDICVVLNREQSGVKALQKNGLFVHSLISIYEILEVLYEEKKIEENIFQNVTYFLKSL; encoded by the coding sequence ATGATCCAATTACAGACTAAAAAAATGATCCTTGATCTTTTTAGCATAGGCTCGATTCAATTTGGTTCTTTTATTTTAAAAAGCGGTATTGCATCTCCGATTTATATCGATTTAAGGCGGGTTATTTCTTTTCCAAAACTCGTAAAAGAAATCCGTGATGCCCTTTGGCAACTTGCATCTGTTTTAGAATTTAGTTTGATTTGTGGAGTGCCTTATACTGCTCTTCCTCTTGCTACAGCCATCTCTTTAGAATATAATGTTCCGATGCTAATGCGCCGCAAGGAGATTAAGGAATATGGAACAAGATCTAGTATTGAGGGCATATTTAACAAAGAACAGTTTTGCTTAATCATCGAAGATGTAATCACTACAGGTCAGAGTATTCTTGAAACAGTTGTCCCTTTACAAAATCTAGGAATCGCTGTCAAAGATATTTGCGTTGTGCTTAACCGCGAACAATCAGGTGTAAAAGCTCTGCAAAAAAATGGGCTTTTTGTTCACAGTTTGATCAGTATTTATGAAATCTTGGAAGTATTATACGAAGAAAAAAAAATCGAAGAAAATATATTTCAAAATGTCACTTATTTCTTAAAAAGCCTATGA
- the carA gene encoding glutamine-hydrolyzing carbamoyl-phosphate synthase small subunit, with the protein MSFLKLVPAQLVLQNGMTYQGHTPKWFKETVLGEIVFTTGMTGYVESLTDPSYAGQILNFTFPLIGNYGVPDSSLWESVKIHAKGVIINQICPFYSHYQAKTSLAQWLYTQKVPFLSGIDTRALTKSIRTEGSMLGAITQKDKKTVSFINPYTSSLVKEVSCSTLKKYGEGKKTIILVDCGMKQSILRCLLHFPIQIKRVPFDYNYLDQEYDGILLSNGPGDPLSCRQTVDILKKALNKKKPIFGICLGAQIMALAAQAKTYKLPYGHRGQNQPCECIESGRFFLTSQNHGFAIEENSLPKNWKVTFRNVNDGSIEGIRHQELPFFAVQFHPEASPGPTDMMGLFETFYNML; encoded by the coding sequence ATGAGTTTTTTGAAACTAGTTCCAGCGCAACTTGTTTTACAAAATGGTATGACCTATCAAGGGCATACGCCAAAGTGGTTTAAAGAAACGGTGCTTGGCGAAATTGTCTTTACAACAGGAATGACAGGATATGTTGAATCGCTAACAGATCCTTCTTATGCAGGACAAATCTTAAACTTTACTTTTCCCTTGATTGGCAATTATGGTGTGCCTGATTCTTCTTTGTGGGAATCTGTGAAAATCCACGCTAAAGGCGTTATTATTAATCAAATTTGTCCTTTTTACAGCCATTATCAAGCAAAGACCTCGCTAGCTCAGTGGCTATATACGCAAAAAGTCCCCTTTCTCTCTGGAATAGATACTCGTGCTTTAACAAAGAGCATTCGAACAGAAGGTAGTATGCTTGGAGCCATTACACAAAAAGATAAAAAAACGGTAAGTTTTATCAATCCTTATACCTCTTCTCTTGTCAAAGAGGTTAGTTGTTCTACCTTAAAAAAATATGGGGAAGGAAAGAAAACCATTATTCTAGTTGATTGTGGCATGAAGCAAAGCATTTTGCGTTGTTTGCTTCATTTTCCCATTCAAATCAAACGAGTTCCCTTTGACTACAATTATTTAGACCAAGAGTATGATGGGATTCTTTTATCTAACGGACCAGGAGACCCTCTTAGTTGTAGACAAACAGTGGACATTTTAAAAAAAGCCTTAAACAAAAAAAAACCGATTTTTGGCATTTGTTTAGGAGCTCAAATCATGGCATTAGCAGCCCAAGCAAAAACTTATAAACTACCTTATGGACATCGAGGACAAAACCAACCTTGTGAATGTATAGAATCGGGGCGTTTTTTTCTTACATCGCAAAATCATGGTTTTGCCATTGAGGAAAATAGTCTGCCTAAAAATTGGAAAGTCACTTTTCGCAATGTGAATGATGGCTCTATCGAAGGAATTCGGCATCAAGAGCTCCCCTTCTTTGCTGTGCAATTTCATCCTGAAGCATCTCCTGGTCCCACCGATATGATGGGATTATTTGAAACCTTTTATAACATGTTATAG
- the carB gene encoding carbamoyl-phosphate synthase (glutamine-hydrolyzing) large subunit, whose translation MKDYKRFQGKSVLILGSGGLKIGQAGEFDYSGTQAIKALKEEKIHTILINPNVATVQTDPYIADETYLLPLDVEIVSQIIAKTKPSGVLLGFGGQTALNLGLQLASKNIFQKYGVEILGTNISSIRLTEDRYLFKKKLESMGICTPKSKAVRSIDQALKAAEEIGYPVMLRLGFSLGGLGSGRITNSQELHAKTQEALNACSQILIEEYLFGFKELEYEIVRDQYGNALTICNMENLDPMGIHTGESIVVAPSQTLNNQEYHLLRSIALKAAEAFEIVGECNIQYALNPKDGSYRAIEMNARLSRSSALASKATGYPLAFVAAKLSLGFSLAQIRNNVTKKTTAFFEPALDYIVVKIPRWDIHKLRSAERRIGTEMKSVGEVMAIGRSFPEALQKAIRMLNIGADGLTSYPYPIENLLQEIREATDRRLFALALFFEKGATLKQAQALCQIDPWFLLHIQSITQLASLLKKQPLTKNLLRKAKQYGFSDQTIGKIKNISQEKVRKLRHRYQIFPVIKQIDTLAGEFDAKTNYLFLSYHGVCHDIQPFNSPPIIVLGSGPYSIGSSVEFDWCAVNTCRTLCSLKEKTVIINCNPETVSTDYDESDRLYFEELTFERVRDIADFENPKGIVVSVGGQIANNLSVALNKYNYPLLGTKAWQIDRAENRHKFSSLLHKLKIDQPIWTTAISFTQAKSFASQVGYPVLIRPSYVLSGSAMNIVFSEDALAYFLIQATKISPDYPVVLSKFITEAKELEVDGVAKEGKIVIEAISEHIENAGVHSGDATVVLPPQNLDLETIRRTKLITRQIVKALEITGPFNIQFVAKNNAIQVIECNLRASRSFPFVSKVTRHNFIEIATKALLDQPISGVFKTLEFDYVGVKTPQFSYQRLKGASPVAHVEMASTGEVACLGRDLQEAFFLSWMATQTRIKGKKILFSIGGDKKSKLLELIKALTGCGWKVFATKGTHDFLKNHQVESHCIYKSSQKKQSHLSNFIKKGYFDLIINIPKGTGANPITDGFHIRRLSVDHHVPLITNLQNAQVFLSCLVELNLKSLLILPWQRFATISEKDLTNRRTIK comes from the coding sequence ATGAAAGATTATAAGCGTTTCCAAGGAAAATCTGTATTAATTCTAGGTTCTGGTGGTTTAAAGATTGGTCAAGCTGGCGAGTTTGATTACTCGGGAACTCAAGCTATTAAAGCGCTAAAAGAAGAAAAGATCCATACGATTTTGATCAACCCTAATGTTGCAACAGTGCAAACAGACCCTTACATAGCAGATGAAACCTACTTGCTTCCACTTGATGTAGAAATTGTCTCTCAGATTATTGCTAAAACAAAACCTAGTGGAGTCTTACTAGGTTTTGGAGGACAAACAGCTCTTAATTTAGGTCTTCAACTTGCTAGTAAAAATATTTTTCAAAAATACGGCGTAGAAATACTCGGTACGAATATTTCTTCTATTCGGTTAACAGAAGATCGATATCTTTTTAAAAAAAAGCTCGAAAGCATGGGCATTTGCACTCCTAAAAGTAAAGCAGTCAGGTCTATTGATCAAGCATTAAAAGCCGCAGAAGAAATAGGTTATCCGGTTATGTTACGCTTAGGTTTCTCTTTAGGAGGGCTAGGATCGGGAAGAATTACCAATTCTCAAGAACTACATGCAAAAACACAAGAAGCCCTAAATGCTTGTTCGCAGATTTTGATTGAAGAATATTTATTCGGGTTTAAAGAACTTGAATATGAAATTGTACGTGATCAATATGGAAATGCATTAACGATTTGCAATATGGAAAATTTGGATCCAATGGGGATTCATACAGGAGAGAGCATTGTCGTTGCACCTTCACAAACACTCAATAATCAAGAATATCACCTGCTGCGTTCAATTGCTCTAAAAGCAGCAGAAGCTTTTGAAATTGTAGGAGAGTGTAATATACAATATGCTTTAAATCCCAAGGATGGCAGTTATAGAGCCATTGAAATGAACGCTAGACTCTCTCGTTCATCTGCTTTAGCTTCAAAAGCTACTGGATATCCTCTTGCTTTTGTTGCAGCAAAGCTTAGCTTAGGATTTTCTCTTGCCCAAATTCGTAATAACGTGACAAAAAAAACAACAGCTTTTTTTGAACCTGCCTTAGACTATATTGTTGTTAAAATCCCAAGATGGGACATCCATAAACTACGTTCAGCAGAGCGCAGGATCGGCACTGAAATGAAAAGCGTGGGTGAAGTAATGGCAATAGGTAGAAGTTTTCCTGAAGCTCTGCAAAAAGCTATTCGCATGCTAAACATTGGAGCTGATGGATTAACTAGCTATCCTTATCCTATTGAAAATCTACTTCAAGAAATTCGTGAAGCAACCGATAGGAGATTATTTGCTTTAGCTCTTTTTTTTGAAAAAGGAGCAACTCTTAAACAGGCACAAGCCCTATGTCAAATCGATCCTTGGTTTTTATTGCATATCCAATCAATTACACAGCTTGCTTCTCTCTTAAAAAAACAACCTTTAACCAAAAACTTATTACGAAAAGCTAAACAATATGGATTCTCCGATCAAACCATTGGGAAAATAAAAAATATCTCTCAAGAAAAAGTACGAAAATTACGTCATCGTTATCAAATTTTTCCTGTAATTAAACAGATCGATACATTAGCTGGAGAGTTTGATGCCAAAACCAACTACCTTTTTTTAAGCTATCATGGCGTATGTCACGATATTCAACCGTTTAATTCTCCTCCTATAATTGTGCTTGGTTCTGGCCCTTATTCGATTGGCTCATCTGTTGAATTTGATTGGTGTGCTGTGAATACATGTAGAACGCTTTGCTCTTTAAAAGAGAAAACAGTTATTATCAACTGCAATCCAGAAACCGTATCCACGGATTATGATGAATCAGATCGCCTATATTTTGAAGAGCTGACTTTTGAGAGAGTTCGAGATATTGCAGACTTTGAAAATCCAAAAGGAATCGTTGTATCTGTAGGAGGACAAATTGCAAATAATTTAAGCGTAGCTCTTAATAAATACAATTATCCTCTTTTAGGAACAAAAGCTTGGCAAATTGATCGCGCAGAAAATCGCCATAAATTCTCCAGTTTATTGCATAAATTAAAAATTGATCAACCAATATGGACTACAGCCATTTCATTTACTCAAGCAAAATCCTTTGCGAGCCAAGTAGGTTACCCTGTGCTCATTAGACCCTCTTACGTGCTTTCAGGATCAGCTATGAATATTGTTTTTTCTGAAGATGCTCTGGCTTATTTTCTTATTCAAGCGACAAAGATCTCTCCTGATTACCCCGTTGTTTTGTCCAAATTTATTACAGAAGCTAAAGAATTAGAAGTTGATGGAGTAGCTAAAGAAGGCAAGATTGTCATCGAAGCTATTTCTGAACATATCGAAAATGCAGGCGTGCATTCAGGAGATGCTACAGTAGTTTTACCTCCTCAAAATTTAGATCTAGAAACCATTCGACGCACAAAACTTATTACAAGGCAAATTGTCAAAGCACTCGAAATCACTGGTCCTTTTAATATTCAATTTGTGGCTAAAAATAATGCTATTCAAGTTATTGAATGCAATCTGAGAGCTTCTCGTTCCTTTCCTTTTGTCAGTAAAGTAACACGCCATAATTTTATTGAAATTGCAACTAAAGCACTTTTAGATCAACCAATCTCAGGTGTTTTTAAAACTCTCGAGTTTGATTATGTAGGCGTTAAAACTCCCCAATTTTCCTATCAACGCTTAAAAGGAGCAAGTCCTGTTGCTCATGTTGAAATGGCTTCCACGGGAGAGGTAGCCTGTTTAGGCAGAGATCTGCAAGAGGCATTTTTCCTTTCTTGGATGGCTACACAGACAAGAATTAAAGGGAAAAAAATCTTATTTAGTATTGGTGGTGATAAAAAAAGCAAACTATTGGAATTGATCAAGGCACTTACAGGCTGTGGTTGGAAAGTTTTTGCTACTAAAGGAACTCATGACTTTCTCAAAAACCACCAAGTAGAATCCCACTGCATTTATAAAAGCAGTCAAAAAAAGCAGTCTCATTTATCTAACTTCATAAAAAAGGGATATTTTGATTTAATTATAAATATCCCTAAAGGCACAGGAGCTAATCCTATAACAGATGGATTTCATATTAGACGTTTAAGTGTTGATCATCATGTTCCACTGATTACTAATCTACAAAACGCGCAAGTCTTTTTAAGCTGTCTAGTAGAGCTTAATTTGAAATCCTTGCTCATTCTTCCATGGCAACGCTTTGCTACAATTTCCGAAAAAGATCTTACAAATAGAAGGACTATAAAATGA